A single genomic interval of Terriglobia bacterium harbors:
- the hisS gene encoding histidine--tRNA ligase, whose product MIKSVRGTRDLLPPETALWNFVEAAARDVFRAYNFQEIRTPVLEDLSLFQRSVGEETDIVSKEMFAWEDRVRHRTSEEVGRAVVEEFRDAKTDAEKAAGFMRAVKGQWLALRPENTAGVVRAYIEHKLWERPGVQKLFYIGPQFRRERPQKGRYRQFYQIGAEAIGPPAAGSESPARDAEILEMLATFLDRAGIQGWTLELNTVGCANDRPRYHAALRAALSPVVAKMCADCQRREVTNPLRVFDCKVPQDQPIIAKLPTIGKFLDEPCRVHFGEVQRILSGLNIPFVLNDRLVRGLDYYEKTAFEFTHGALGAQNAILGGGRYDGLSETLGGPRAPGIGFAIGEDRLILSLRETAEALAKKPDAYIAPLGAGMNAEAANLARELRRHDLIVELGDESFRLKKSLETASKIGARYVVIVGENEVKAGAFALKNLASGEQVTVPRTELAARIQAA is encoded by the coding sequence ATGATTAAGTCCGTCCGAGGAACCCGCGACCTGCTGCCGCCGGAAACGGCGCTGTGGAATTTTGTCGAGGCCGCCGCCCGCGACGTTTTCCGCGCCTACAACTTTCAGGAAATCCGCACCCCCGTCCTCGAGGACCTGTCGCTGTTCCAGCGCTCCGTCGGCGAGGAAACCGACATCGTGTCCAAGGAGATGTTCGCCTGGGAAGACCGCGTGCGGCACCGGACGAGTGAAGAAGTTGGGCGGGCAGTCGTGGAGGAGTTCCGAGACGCGAAGACTGACGCCGAGAAAGCAGCGGGTTTCATGCGCGCCGTGAAGGGCCAATGGCTGGCGCTGCGTCCTGAGAACACCGCCGGCGTGGTGCGCGCCTACATCGAGCACAAACTGTGGGAGCGCCCCGGGGTGCAAAAGCTGTTCTACATCGGACCGCAGTTCCGCCGCGAGCGCCCGCAGAAGGGGCGCTATCGCCAGTTCTACCAGATCGGCGCTGAGGCCATCGGCCCGCCCGCCGCCGGCAGCGAATCGCCGGCGCGCGACGCCGAAATTTTGGAAATGCTCGCCACGTTCCTTGACCGGGCCGGCATCCAGGGCTGGACGCTGGAACTGAATACCGTGGGCTGCGCCAACGACCGCCCGCGCTACCACGCAGCCCTGCGCGCCGCGCTTTCGCCCGTGGTCGCGAAAATGTGCGCCGACTGTCAGCGCCGCGAAGTCACCAACCCGCTGCGCGTCTTCGACTGCAAAGTCCCGCAAGACCAGCCCATTATCGCCAAGCTCCCCACGATCGGCAAATTTCTCGACGAGCCCTGCCGCGTGCATTTCGGCGAAGTCCAGCGCATCCTTTCCGGGCTCAACATCCCATTCGTGCTGAACGATCGGCTGGTCCGAGGCCTGGATTATTACGAAAAAACCGCTTTTGAGTTCACCCATGGAGCGCTGGGGGCGCAGAACGCGATCCTGGGCGGAGGAAGGTACGACGGATTGTCGGAGACGCTGGGGGGACCGCGGGCGCCGGGAATCGGGTTCGCGATTGGCGAGGACCGGCTGATCCTGTCGCTGCGAGAGACCGCGGAAGCGCTGGCGAAAAAGCCGGACGCGTACATCGCCCCGCTCGGCGCCGGCATGAATGCCGAGGCGGCGAACCTGGCGCGCGAGCTGCGCCGTCACGATCTGATCGTCGAACTGGGCGATGAGAGCTTCCGGCTGAAGAAGTCGCTGGAGACGGCGAGCAAGATCGGCGCGCGCTACGTGGTGATCGTCGGAGAAAACGAGGTCAAAGCCGGCGCCTTCGCGCTGAAGAACCTTGCCAGCGGCGAGCAGGTGACGGTGCCGCGGACGGAACTCGCAGCGCGAATTCAAGCTGCGTAG
- a CDS encoding gamma carbonic anhydrase family protein codes for MIRSYKGITPRVPATAFVDDSAQVIGDVTLGEHASIWMNTVLRGDVHYIKVGAHSNIQDNSVLHGMKEEWPVELGEWVTVGHSVTLHGCVIEDRCLIGMGSIILNGARIGKGSIIAAGTVIPEGTHVEPGSLWMGVPGRFRKKLGHDDEQTIMAYAKRYLEYKESYLRERK; via the coding sequence ATGATCCGAAGCTATAAAGGCATCACCCCGCGCGTTCCCGCCACCGCATTCGTGGACGACTCCGCCCAAGTGATCGGCGACGTCACCCTGGGCGAGCACGCCAGCATCTGGATGAACACCGTGCTGCGCGGCGACGTGCACTACATCAAGGTCGGCGCCCACTCCAACATCCAGGACAACAGCGTGCTGCACGGCATGAAGGAGGAGTGGCCGGTGGAACTCGGCGAGTGGGTCACGGTCGGCCACTCGGTCACCCTGCACGGCTGCGTGATTGAGGACCGCTGCCTGATCGGCATGGGATCCATCATCCTCAACGGCGCGCGCATCGGTAAGGGCTCAATCATCGCCGCCGGCACGGTCATCCCCGAGGGCACGCACGTCGAGCCGGGGTCACTGTGGATGGGCGTCCCCGGCCGCTTCCGCAAGAAGCTCGGCCACGACGACGAGCAGACCATCATGGCCTACGCCAAGCGATACCTGGAGTACAAGGAAAGCTATCTGCGGGAGAGGAAGTAG
- a CDS encoding TonB-dependent receptor yields the protein MTPTTAAQDSATGAIRGMVEDAAGARVAGARVLVTETAKGLTRATVTDDEGGFSVPLLTPGEYTVRVAAPGMSPLQQAALVEVGGTVELTLRLRLPTAQQTVEVAGEAGMVAVETSAISTVLSEEEISDLPLNGRRFADLALLTPNMTTDPRSLTSATNGDLAYGGIRGVYSSYLVDGADNNNAFFAQARGRYRAPYQFSNEVVQEFRVSSNTYGAELGRAGGAVINVVTRSGSNYFHGTGFYYLRDSGFNATPDYVGFKPQDRQHQFGGTLSGPIKKNRAFFFAGFDQHIFQVPTVVHFLNGYPVLMPTVNDFEYSDYSLVMATAAALSKMGGEFRSRLLGNAAFAKLDVAITPRHHLSARVNTSRYYGANNVFFDPASPITTYALSENGEEDVATETASVTLASGLTNNLTSHLRLQFSRDLQQSYPNSAFPLTRIYGAVDGFGRSSILPRATREHRLHAAETLAFSGRRHSFKFGGDLISTWIYNFFPSLFGGEYIFDDVTVDPWTFAPQTYGMRITPLRAYAHMVPHYYIQNFGTAVSHPDTTEYAAFVQDTIRVTGHFGLTLGVRYDFQAFRTDNLVSNYYFRDSGRVPVDRNNVAPRVGFAYSIGERHPLVIRGGYGLFYTRIPSMYTSAIETENGDRRMNLMLSNARQEDRPLFPAYPAPLVSCATSATVCAPPPELLSHMTTEVSAFARNFQIPVVQQTSLSVEKEIGTRTAVGVNYLYVHGMHLIRARDVNLPPPTPVTYPLYDQSGVNLLGYYTVDSFAAWDTTQTLSCPFPPCLGDVQRPMPQLGSVNVFESSATSIYHGLTVSLRRRMHHGFGIRLAYTWARAMDDGQDALVVGRPATVQNSYLPNLEWGPSTTDQRHRFVAAWTAEPRPFHRERPALRWLLNDWRFAGVVTIGSGRPVSARIVGDANADGNTYNDRLPGYRRNSFTGPDYATTDLRVARVFLVRDRYKLQFLAESFNLLNRANRRVEISDDGFLNTAASFVLGDVTVGGKQYPASFRATRGFLSPTSAYAPRQVQFGVRISF from the coding sequence TTGACCCCTACCACCGCGGCCCAGGACTCGGCCACCGGGGCGATTCGCGGCATGGTTGAAGACGCCGCCGGAGCGCGGGTGGCGGGCGCCAGGGTGCTGGTTACCGAAACCGCCAAGGGGCTGACGCGCGCCACCGTTACCGACGACGAAGGCGGCTTCAGCGTGCCCTTGCTCACGCCGGGGGAATACACCGTACGGGTGGCAGCCCCGGGGATGTCGCCGCTGCAGCAGGCCGCGCTGGTGGAGGTCGGGGGCACGGTCGAACTCACGCTGCGGCTGCGGCTGCCCACCGCGCAACAGACCGTGGAAGTCGCGGGCGAGGCGGGCATGGTCGCCGTCGAGACCAGCGCCATTTCCACCGTCCTGAGTGAAGAAGAAATCTCCGACCTGCCGCTGAACGGGCGGCGGTTTGCCGACCTGGCGCTGCTCACGCCGAACATGACCACGGATCCGCGCTCGCTCACCTCGGCCACCAATGGTGATCTGGCGTATGGCGGCATTCGCGGCGTGTACTCCAGCTACCTGGTGGACGGCGCCGACAACAACAACGCCTTCTTCGCGCAGGCGCGAGGCCGCTATCGCGCGCCCTACCAGTTCAGCAACGAGGTGGTGCAGGAATTCCGGGTTTCCTCGAACACCTACGGCGCCGAGCTGGGACGGGCGGGCGGAGCGGTGATCAACGTGGTCACGCGCAGCGGTTCCAATTATTTTCACGGTACCGGGTTCTATTACCTGCGCGACAGCGGCTTCAATGCCACCCCGGATTACGTAGGCTTCAAGCCGCAGGACCGGCAGCACCAGTTCGGCGGAACGCTGAGCGGCCCGATCAAGAAGAACCGCGCGTTTTTCTTTGCCGGCTTCGACCAACACATCTTCCAGGTGCCGACGGTGGTGCACTTCCTCAATGGCTACCCGGTACTGATGCCGACGGTGAACGACTTCGAGTACAGCGACTACTCGCTGGTGATGGCGACCGCCGCGGCGCTGTCGAAAATGGGCGGCGAGTTCCGTTCGCGGCTGCTGGGCAACGCCGCCTTCGCCAAGCTGGACGTGGCGATCACGCCGCGGCATCACCTGAGCGCGCGCGTGAACACCTCGCGCTATTACGGCGCGAACAACGTCTTCTTCGATCCGGCCAGCCCCATCACCACCTATGCGCTCAGCGAAAATGGCGAAGAGGACGTAGCCACCGAGACCGCTTCTGTGACGCTAGCCAGCGGCCTCACCAACAACCTTACCAGCCATTTACGGCTGCAGTTTTCGCGCGACCTTCAGCAGTCGTACCCCAATTCGGCTTTTCCGCTGACCCGCATTTACGGCGCCGTCGATGGATTCGGGCGCTCTTCCATCCTGCCGCGCGCAACCCGCGAGCACCGCCTGCATGCCGCCGAGACGCTGGCGTTTTCCGGGCGGCGGCATTCGTTCAAGTTCGGCGGCGATCTCATCAGCACCTGGATTTACAACTTTTTCCCGTCGCTGTTCGGCGGAGAGTACATCTTCGACGACGTGACCGTGGACCCGTGGACGTTTGCCCCGCAGACCTACGGGATGCGGATCACGCCGCTGCGCGCGTACGCCCACATGGTGCCGCATTACTACATTCAGAATTTCGGCACGGCGGTGTCGCATCCCGATACCACCGAGTACGCCGCCTTCGTGCAGGACACCATCCGCGTCACCGGCCACTTTGGGCTGACGCTGGGCGTGCGCTACGATTTCCAGGCGTTCCGCACCGACAATCTGGTCTCGAACTACTACTTCCGTGATTCCGGCCGCGTGCCGGTGGACCGCAACAACGTTGCGCCGCGGGTGGGATTCGCGTACTCCATCGGCGAGCGCCATCCGCTCGTGATCCGCGGCGGGTACGGGCTGTTCTACACCCGCATTCCCTCGATGTACACCTCGGCGATCGAGACGGAGAACGGCGACCGGCGGATGAACCTGATGCTGAGCAACGCGCGCCAGGAGGACCGGCCGCTGTTCCCGGCGTATCCGGCCCCACTGGTTTCGTGCGCGACCTCGGCCACGGTATGCGCGCCGCCGCCGGAACTGCTCAGCCACATGACGACGGAGGTGTCGGCCTTCGCGCGCAATTTCCAGATCCCGGTGGTGCAGCAGACCAGCCTCAGCGTGGAGAAGGAGATCGGGACGCGTACCGCCGTCGGCGTGAATTACCTGTACGTGCACGGCATGCACCTGATCCGCGCGCGCGACGTCAACCTGCCGCCACCCACGCCGGTGACCTATCCGTTGTATGACCAGTCGGGCGTGAACCTGCTCGGCTACTACACCGTGGATTCCTTCGCCGCCTGGGACACAACGCAAACTCTGAGCTGCCCCTTTCCGCCGTGTCTGGGCGATGTGCAGCGCCCCATGCCGCAGTTGGGTTCGGTGAATGTCTTCGAGAGCAGCGCCACCAGCATCTATCACGGGCTGACGGTCTCACTGCGGCGGCGTATGCACCACGGCTTCGGAATACGGCTGGCGTACACCTGGGCGCGCGCGATGGACGACGGCCAGGACGCGCTGGTAGTGGGCAGGCCGGCGACGGTTCAGAACTCCTACTTGCCGAACCTGGAATGGGGGCCGAGCACCACCGACCAGCGGCACCGCTTCGTGGCGGCGTGGACGGCGGAGCCGCGCCCGTTTCATCGCGAGCGCCCGGCGCTGCGCTGGTTGTTGAACGACTGGCGCTTCGCGGGCGTAGTTACCATCGGCAGCGGCCGGCCGGTGAGCGCCCGCATCGTGGGCGACGCCAACGCTGACGGCAACACCTACAACGATCGCCTGCCGGGGTATCGGCGTAATTCCTTTACCGGGCCGGATTACGCCACCACGGATTTGCGGGTGGCGCGCGTGTTTCTGGTGCGCGATCGCTACAAGCTGCAGTTCCTGGCGGAGAGCTTCAATCTGTTGAACCGGGCGAATCGGCGGGTGGAGATTTCTGATGATGGGTTCTTGAATACGGCGGCCAGTTTTGTGCTGGGCGACGTCACCGTGGGCGGCAAGCAGTATCCAGCGTCGTTCCGGGCGACGCGGGGTTTCTTGTCGCCTACCAGCGCCTATGCCCCGCGGCAGGTGCAGTTTGGGGTGAGGATCAGCTTTTAG
- the rpsU gene encoding 30S ribosomal protein S21: MAEVRLQEGESLENALRRFKRKVQQEDIIKEVKRHSFYLKPGEKKRAKEALARKRSRKKARKEQD; the protein is encoded by the coding sequence TTGGCGGAAGTACGCTTGCAGGAAGGCGAATCGTTAGAAAACGCCCTACGCAGATTTAAGCGCAAGGTCCAGCAGGAGGACATCATCAAGGAGGTCAAGCGGCACTCCTTTTACCTCAAGCCGGGCGAAAAAAAACGCGCGAAGGAAGCGTTGGCACGCAAACGCAGCCGGAAGAAAGCGCGCAAGGAGCAAGACTAA
- a CDS encoding zinc-ribbon domain containing protein yields MEFQDKVLKCIDCGAEFVFTAGEQLFFHDKQFKNEPKRCKPCKAKRASMLGTATPGSYPKVETRTVCSQCGKETTVPFKPTQGRPVFCRECFQSSKRSSAASA; encoded by the coding sequence ATGGAATTCCAGGACAAGGTCTTGAAGTGCATCGACTGCGGCGCCGAGTTCGTGTTTACCGCGGGGGAGCAGCTGTTCTTCCACGACAAACAGTTCAAGAACGAGCCCAAGCGTTGCAAGCCGTGCAAAGCAAAGCGCGCCAGTATGCTGGGGACCGCCACCCCCGGCAGTTATCCCAAGGTGGAGACCCGGACCGTCTGTTCGCAGTGCGGAAAAGAAACCACGGTGCCTTTTAAGCCGACGCAGGGACGCCCGGTATTTTGCCGGGAGTGTTTTCAGTCGTCGAAACGAAGTTCGGCCGCAAGCGCCTGA
- a CDS encoding response regulator, translating into MKRRILLVDDELAILLTLKAILEMNGFEVETALSGCEARQKLDAGVFHMVITDMRLETETTGYDVIRAAKQQPYNPATSILTAYPSLGSDWKSKGAQSLLVKPVNTQDLLRQIEALLIAHEDQKRTAAAAANKAVSGSRSTRHEAKKAG; encoded by the coding sequence ATGAAGCGCCGCATCCTTCTGGTGGATGACGAACTCGCCATTCTGCTCACCCTCAAAGCCATTCTCGAGATGAACGGCTTCGAGGTCGAAACCGCCTTGAGCGGATGCGAAGCGCGGCAGAAGCTGGACGCCGGCGTCTTCCACATGGTCATCACCGACATGCGCCTGGAGACCGAAACCACCGGCTACGACGTCATCCGCGCGGCCAAACAGCAGCCCTACAATCCCGCCACTTCCATTCTGACCGCGTACCCGTCGCTGGGCAGCGACTGGAAAAGCAAGGGCGCGCAATCTCTGCTCGTCAAGCCGGTGAATACCCAGGACCTGTTGCGGCAGATCGAGGCGCTGCTGATCGCGCACGAAGACCAGAAACGCACCGCCGCCGCCGCCGCCAACAAAGCCGTTTCCGGCTCGCGGTCCACGCGCCACGAGGCCAAGAAGGCCGGATAA
- the mtaB gene encoding tRNA (N(6)-L-threonylcarbamoyladenosine(37)-C(2))-methylthiotransferase MtaB produces MSSFYVENFGCRATQADGAAIERQLRERGLERAPQPEEAQVVVLNTCTVTASADQDVRAAIRRIYRGNPECKILVTGCYAQRAPQELAALPGVRWVIGNSHKQQVGDVVCGGEGFVPLGMISPAQGGRATPPPQVIVGDIFAHTELLAAPVFDGGADKTRPNLKVQDGCDNRCSFCIIPSVRGASRSLPMAEVLAQVGALVRGGFREVVISGINLGRWGRDFAQPDRFVNLVRAIMERTELEKLRLSSVEPMDWTPELIELAAGCERIAKHAHVPMQSGSDRVLRAMHRKYRPWHYAEKIRRIRQAMPAAAIGADVMVGFPGETEADFAETRRMIEELPLTYLHVFTYSSRPGTRSAAMPNPVPVQVARERNRVLRALAAEKKRGFMNSFVGRELPAITLSVGDDHSTEALTDNYLKMRLAGRHAANQWVGAQVQGVRAEVLFATVV; encoded by the coding sequence GTGTCGAGCTTTTATGTGGAGAACTTCGGCTGTCGCGCGACCCAAGCCGACGGGGCGGCCATCGAACGCCAGCTTCGCGAGCGAGGATTGGAGCGCGCCCCGCAGCCGGAGGAAGCGCAGGTGGTTGTTCTCAACACCTGCACCGTAACCGCGTCGGCGGACCAGGACGTGCGCGCCGCCATCCGCAGGATTTATCGCGGCAATCCGGAATGCAAGATTCTTGTGACCGGCTGCTACGCACAGCGCGCGCCCCAGGAGTTGGCGGCCCTGCCCGGCGTGCGGTGGGTGATCGGGAACTCCCACAAACAGCAGGTCGGAGACGTGGTGTGCGGAGGGGAGGGATTCGTTCCGTTAGGGATGATTTCTCCGGCCCAGGGCGGCCGCGCTACTCCTCCGCCGCAAGTCATCGTCGGTGACATCTTCGCGCACACCGAATTGCTGGCGGCGCCGGTCTTCGATGGCGGCGCGGACAAGACGCGGCCGAATTTGAAGGTGCAAGACGGGTGTGACAACCGCTGCTCGTTCTGCATTATTCCTTCAGTGCGCGGCGCTAGCCGGTCGCTGCCGATGGCCGAAGTTCTGGCGCAAGTTGGCGCTCTGGTACGCGGCGGTTTTCGCGAGGTGGTGATCTCGGGAATTAATCTGGGTCGCTGGGGCCGGGATTTTGCCCAGCCGGACCGCTTCGTCAACCTGGTGCGCGCCATCATGGAGCGCACCGAGCTGGAAAAGCTGCGCCTCAGCTCGGTGGAGCCGATGGACTGGACGCCGGAACTGATCGAACTGGCCGCCGGGTGCGAGCGCATCGCCAAGCACGCGCACGTGCCCATGCAGTCGGGCAGCGACCGCGTGCTGCGCGCCATGCACCGCAAGTACCGGCCGTGGCACTACGCGGAGAAGATCCGCCGCATTCGCCAGGCCATGCCGGCGGCGGCCATCGGGGCCGACGTGATGGTCGGCTTCCCCGGAGAGACCGAGGCTGATTTTGCAGAAACGCGGCGCATGATCGAAGAATTGCCGCTCACCTATCTGCACGTGTTCACCTATTCCTCGCGGCCGGGGACGCGCTCGGCGGCGATGCCCAATCCGGTGCCGGTGCAGGTGGCGCGCGAGCGCAATCGCGTGCTGCGCGCGCTGGCGGCGGAGAAGAAGCGCGGGTTTATGAATTCATTCGTCGGGCGCGAACTGCCGGCGATCACGCTCAGCGTCGGCGACGATCATTCCACCGAAGCGCTGACCGATAATTATCTGAAAATGCGCCTGGCGGGACGGCACGCGGCGAACCAGTGGGTGGGGGCGCAGGTGCAGGGCGTGCGGGCGGAAGTGCTCTTCGCGACCGTGGTTTGA
- a CDS encoding DUF4412 domain-containing protein, protein MRNREFLAVAVLTLLSLSAAADTKIKTRNTMMGHGTESTVYLKGARERNEAASMGMAPGLVTLTQCDQKRIITINPQANTCMVMPLGGESGEGAAAPAAAAGSSRKGGTITFNVNTVDTGERQKMLGVNARHFKSTMNAESSADACSKTSLHTEADGWYADIAPALHCSMGMMPPPSGAGGRSACQDTVRFKHTGGGFPGFPLKVTTTMQAEGHSFSTVSEVVELTNAPLDASLFEMPAGCKVVSNYQELLNIGGMAAGMMGGRPMPPAAAPAPEPASQPEPPPPPTPSAPAPTAAPKSSGVVRVGVVKINDKSEQNLPIENLRINLMSEVTLRQMEAVPLDADSDSSIAAEAKSKDCDYILYTDASQVKDPDSGGVVLPATLRGVSLDKTKYQALLAITIYRVGKPLPAMKQAPLAADGDRMGVNAVMAAFEKEADKVAEQVKKDREPTRKATPAPAKKPAARKKPG, encoded by the coding sequence ATGCGCAACCGCGAGTTCCTAGCTGTCGCCGTCCTGACTCTGCTCTCGCTATCGGCTGCGGCCGATACCAAGATCAAAACTCGCAACACCATGATGGGCCATGGCACGGAAAGCACGGTGTACCTCAAAGGCGCCCGCGAGCGCAACGAGGCGGCGAGCATGGGCATGGCGCCCGGTCTCGTGACCCTGACCCAGTGTGACCAGAAGCGCATTATCACCATCAACCCGCAGGCGAATACCTGCATGGTGATGCCGCTGGGCGGAGAATCCGGCGAAGGGGCTGCTGCTCCTGCAGCCGCAGCCGGGAGCAGCCGAAAAGGTGGCACGATCACCTTCAACGTCAATACCGTCGACACCGGCGAGCGGCAGAAGATGTTAGGGGTCAACGCGCGCCATTTCAAGAGCACGATGAACGCCGAATCCAGCGCCGACGCCTGTTCCAAGACCAGCCTGCATACCGAGGCCGACGGCTGGTACGCCGACATCGCACCGGCTCTCCACTGCTCGATGGGTATGATGCCTCCGCCTTCGGGCGCCGGCGGCCGTTCCGCCTGCCAGGACACGGTGCGTTTCAAGCACACCGGCGGTGGCTTTCCCGGTTTTCCGTTGAAGGTGACAACCACCATGCAAGCCGAGGGACACAGCTTCAGCACCGTCTCGGAGGTGGTCGAGCTGACCAACGCTCCGCTCGATGCTTCGCTGTTCGAAATGCCGGCAGGCTGCAAGGTGGTCAGCAACTATCAGGAGTTGCTGAACATCGGCGGCATGGCCGCGGGCATGATGGGCGGACGTCCGATGCCGCCTGCGGCAGCCCCTGCTCCGGAACCTGCTTCCCAGCCTGAACCGCCACCTCCTCCGACGCCATCTGCACCTGCTCCCACCGCTGCGCCGAAATCCAGCGGCGTGGTGCGCGTCGGGGTGGTGAAGATCAACGACAAGAGCGAGCAGAATCTACCCATCGAAAATCTCCGCATCAACCTGATGAGCGAGGTCACCCTGCGGCAGATGGAAGCGGTTCCGCTCGATGCCGACAGCGATTCGTCCATCGCCGCCGAAGCTAAGTCGAAAGACTGCGACTACATCCTCTACACCGATGCCAGCCAGGTGAAAGATCCGGACTCAGGCGGAGTGGTGTTACCTGCTACGCTACGCGGCGTCTCGCTGGATAAAACAAAGTACCAGGCGTTGCTCGCGATTACGATCTATCGCGTCGGCAAGCCACTACCGGCAATGAAACAGGCGCCGCTGGCGGCCGATGGCGACCGGATGGGTGTCAATGCCGTCATGGCTGCTTTCGAGAAGGAGGCGGACAAAGTCGCCGAGCAAGTGAAGAAAGACCGCGAGCCCACGAGGAAGGCGACACCGGCGCCGGCGAAAAAGCCCGCGGCTCGCAAGAAGCCGGGATAA